GTACGGAGAAGATCGGCAACGTGGAAGCGAAGATTCTCGAAGTCAATGCCGATGGCGCCGAGACTCGCTGGTACGTGGATCCGCAGAGCGGCAAAGTCCTGCGCACCACATTTCAGACCGTGGGCATGGCCGGCCCCACCCAGCGGGCGACGGACAACCTGGAGTGGATGACCGTGGACGGCATCTCCCTGCCCTCCAAGCAGGCCATCTCCGAGAACGGCCAGGAGAGTGGGTCGAGTACGGTGAAAGAGATGGTCATCAACCCCACCGTGGACACCAAGCTCTTCGTGCGGCCGGCGGAGCCGAAACCGTAGCGCCGCAGTCTAACCGTAGCGCCGCCGTCCCGGCGGCTGTCCGGGCGGGCGTCTCGCCCGCCCCGCCACGGCCGCGGTTAGAATAAGCCCACCATGCGCGCCCACTTGCGCTTGACGTGGCTCTTGCTACTGCTTGCATCCTCCGCCCAGGCGGCGGATTCCGTCGAAGCCCGCCTCAGCGCCAAGGAAGAAAAGCTCGAGCAGCTTTACGCCGAGTACTGGCGCACCGACTATCGCATCGCTCTGGGCGAGAAGAACCTCTCCATCCTCCCGCTGAAGAAGCGCATCCGCGCCGTGGTCAGCGACCCGATCTTCTACCGCCAGCTCCAGGCTGCGAAGTTCTCCGACCCAGTGCTGGCGCGCCGCCGCGAGCTTTTCCTGCGCGAAGCCGTCTACACCAACATCTTCGCCGACCCGCAGTTGGCGGCGCTGGTCGAGGGCATCGAGCGTGACGAGGACGCTCTCCGCTACCGTGTGGGCTCGAAGCGCCTGACCCGCGCCGAGCTCAACAACACCCTCGCCCACTCCCCCGACCGCAAATTGCGCCGACAGTGCTGGGAGGCGCGCTCGCAGGTCACCGCCGTCACCGGACGCCGCATCCAGCGCGCCATGCGCATGCGCATCGCCTTGGCCCGCCGTCATGCCCACCGTCCCTTCCCCGAATTTATGCTGGAGTACAAGGGCATCGGCAACCAGAAGGCGCTGCTCGATTCCTTCGAGCAGATCCGAATCCAGACCGAAGCTCCCTACCGGCAACTGCTGGAACGCATCCGCGCGGAGCTAAAAGTCGAGAAGGTCGAGCCCTGGGACCTGGATTATTTCTTCTCCACCCTGACCGGCGACTTTGAGCAGAAACTGTTCATCCCCGAGGCCACCTGGCCGCAGATCAAACAGGCGGGCTCTTCGCTGGGCTACGACTTCGACCGCCTGCCCGTGGAGGTGAAGATCGCCGACATCACCTTCGGCGGCGGAACTTATCCAATCTTTTACGGCAAAGAGGTGAAGATCCTGGTGAACAAGTACACCGGGCTGCGCTTCACCGACACTTTGCTGCACGAATCCGGGCACGGGCTGCACTACAGCTTTAGCAACGAGTCTTCGTTCATCCTGCGCAGCACCTACGCCGAGCCCTTCGACGAAGGCCTGGGACAGGTGATGGCGCTCATGCTCTACCGCACCGAGGTGGCCACGCGCTACTTCGGGCTCTCGCCGGAGCAGGCGCGGCTGGTCCAGGAGCGTTACCGGCTGAAGAACCTGCTCGACCTGCGCGAGACCATCGCCGATTCCGTCTTCGAGTTCGAGGCCTACGCCAACCCCGACCAGGACTTGGACGCGCTCTACAACCGCATCTACTCTCGCTACATCGGAGTGGAGATGCACGGCACGCGTCCCTGGGCCTTCGATCCGTTCTACTCCACCGGCCCCATTTATCTGCAGAGCTACGTACTGGCGGAGATGGTGGGCTGGCAGGTCCACCACGCGCTCGACCAGAAGTTCGGCCGCAACTGGGACGCA
Above is a window of Terriglobales bacterium DNA encoding:
- a CDS encoding M3 family metallopeptidase, with amino-acid sequence MRAHLRLTWLLLLLASSAQAADSVEARLSAKEEKLEQLYAEYWRTDYRIALGEKNLSILPLKKRIRAVVSDPIFYRQLQAAKFSDPVLARRRELFLREAVYTNIFADPQLAALVEGIERDEDALRYRVGSKRLTRAELNNTLAHSPDRKLRRQCWEARSQVTAVTGRRIQRAMRMRIALARRHAHRPFPEFMLEYKGIGNQKALLDSFEQIRIQTEAPYRQLLERIRAELKVEKVEPWDLDYFFSTLTGDFEQKLFIPEATWPQIKQAGSSLGYDFDRLPVEVKIADITFGGGTYPIFYGKEVKILVNKYTGLRFTDTLLHESGHGLHYSFSNESSFILRSTYAEPFDEGLGQVMALMLYRTEVATRYFGLSPEQARLVQERYRLKNLLDLRETIADSVFEFEAYANPDQDLDALYNRIYSRYIGVEMHGTRPWAFDPFYSTGPIYLQSYVLAEMVGWQVHHALDQKFGRNWDAQTGAFLRKKFFSRGGLLTLDQIMQEGTGEPLNPKYMIESLKAPER